The Gavia stellata isolate bGavSte3 chromosome 26, bGavSte3.hap2, whole genome shotgun sequence genome has a window encoding:
- the FEZ1 gene encoding fasciculation and elongation protein zeta-1 has product MEAPLVSLEEEFEEGPGDDGGTPQRTADPALAELESFSAEMMSFKSMEDLVQEFDEKLTVCFRNYDAATEGLAPVRGRLQAQEEEERLQDEEVWDALTDGFAPRSSPRPWLLPEAEASDSTDPQLCEKEEEELTERSEQDSGINEEPLLTAEQVIEELEELMQSSPDPEADPEGDEDEEEEEEEEEEETEADAEGEDGGGGTEPILLHELRAFSPAFNNNCSHEGLGRLSARELAVAVGRAEAASRTLSAELVAQLARRDELAFEKEVKTAFIGALLAVQGEQREQREAARRRRRDRGLSLQGGRPERGNHMPRKRFSMEGISSILQSGLRQTFGPATNEKQYLNTVIPYEKKGSPPSVEDLQMLTNILFAMKEGNEKVPTLLTDYILKVLCPT; this is encoded by the exons ATGGAGGCGCCCCTGGTAAGCCTGGAGGAGGAGTTTGAGGAGGGGCCCGGGGACGATGGGGGAACCCCACAACGCACTGCGGACCCGGCGCTGGCCGAGCTGGAGAGCTTCTCAGCCGAGATGATGAGCTTCAAGTCGATGGAGGACCTGGTGCAGGAGTTCGACGAGAAGCTCACCGTCTGCTTCCGCAACTACGATGCTGCCACTGAGGGTCTGGCCCCTGTGCGAGGGCGTCTCCAggcgcaggaggaggaggaacgCCTCCAGGATGAGGA ggTTTGGGATGCTCTCACCGATGGCTTCGCACCCCGGAGCTCTCCCCGGCCCTGGCTGCTCCCCGAGGCTGAGGCCTCCGACAGCACCGACCCCCAG ctctgcgagaaggaggaggaggagctcACTGAGAGGAGTGAGCAAGACTCGGGCATCAACGAGGAACCGCTGCTGACAGCTGAGCAG GTCAtcgaggagctggaggagctgaTGCAGAGTTCACCCGACCCCGAGGCTGACCCTGAGGGTGAtgaggacgaggaggaggaggaggaggaggaagaggaggaaacagaGGCTGATGCTGAAGGCGAAGATGGTGGTGGGGGCACGGAGCCCATCCTTCTGCATGAACTGCGTGCTTTCTCCCCTGCCTTCAACAACAACTGCTCCCATGAAG ggctggggcggCTGTCGGCGCGGGAGCTGGCAGTGGCGGTGGGGCGCGCGGAGGCTGCGAGCCGGACGCTGTCAGCGGAGCTGGTGGCACAGCTGGCACGGCGGGATGAGCTGGCGTTCGAGAAGGAGGTGAAGACGGCATTCATCGGGGCGCTGCTGGCGGTGCAGGGGGAGCAGCGGGAGCAGCGGGAGGCCGCCCGGCGCCGTCGTCGCGACAGGGGGCTGAGCCTGCAAGGGGGGCGTCCCGAGCGCGGGAACCACATGCCCCggaag CGCTTCAGCATGGAGGGCATCTCCAGCATCCTACAGTCCGGCCTGCGCCAGACCTTCGGCCCCGCCACCAACGAGAAGCAG taccTGAACACGGTGATTCCCTACGAGAAGAAGGGGTCGCCGCCCTCTGTTGAGGACCTGCAGATGCTCACCAACA TCCTGTTTGCCATGAAGGAGGGGAACGAGAAGGTGCCCACACTGCTCACGGATTACATCCTCAAAG TGCTCTGCCCAACCTGA